In one Lolium rigidum isolate FL_2022 chromosome 3, APGP_CSIRO_Lrig_0.1, whole genome shotgun sequence genomic region, the following are encoded:
- the LOC124694844 gene encoding putative cyclin-dependent kinase F-2 — translation MAACKRPAAVFDADHATTTQVSTAACKRSRPSLRSSDEYEEVTRLGKGGFGVVVQARHRVTGKTVAIKYAAELEQEASFLQACSGNPYVVGFEGLMRDHTTGGHCLAMEYMAAPSLHAFLWERRRDGPLPEPKVRAFMWKLLTGTKMMHDRHVVHRDIKPANILVGQDGELVKMCDLGLALHMSDSPPYSQVGTVPYMAPEMLLHKPDYDALVDTWSLGCVMAEMLTGKILFYDDDDDDGHQDQFNDTTHIVQLWSIFRVLGMPDDRTWPEFKSLPLTAKFQQLLPGGLNHNRLRDMFPEERLSEQGFQVLQGLLTCNPDKRLTAAKALKHPWFTAPRPSVAAAKAEALPLRRKKTPGFLVALAAALKAQQV, via the coding sequence ATGGCCGCCTGCAAGCGTCCTGCCGCCGTCTTCGACGCCGACCACGCGACGACCACCCAAGTATCAACGGCGGCATGCAAGAGGAGCCGTCCCAGCCTCAGAAGCTCGGATGAGTACGAGGAGGTGACCCGCCTCGGCAAGGGCGGCTTCGGCGTCGTCGTCCAGGCGCGCCACCGCGTCACCGGCAAGACCGTCGCCATCAAGTACGCCGCCGAGCTGGAGCAGGAGGCCAGCTTCCTGCAGGCCTGCAGCGGGAACCCATACGTGGTCGGCTTCGAGGGCCTGATGCGCGACCACACCACCGGCGGTCACTGCCTCGCCATGGAGTACATGGCCGCGCCGAGCCTCCATGCCTTCTTGTGGGAGAGGCGCCGCGacgggccgcttccggaaccaaaggTGCGCGCCTTCATGTGGAAGCTCCTGACCGGGACCAAGATGATGCACGACCGCCACGTGGTCCACCGCGACATCAAGCCGGCCAACATCCTCGTCGGCCAAGACGGCGAACTCGTGAAGATGTGCGACCTCGGGCTCGCACTCCACATGTCCGACTCGCCGCCCTACTCCCAGGTCGGCACCGTCCCCTACATGGCGCCAGAGATGCTGCTGCACAAGCCGGATTACGACGCGCTCGTGGACACCTGGTCGCTCGGGTGCGTCATGGCCGAGATGCTCACCGGCAAGATtctgttctacgacgacgacgacgacgacggccacCAGGACCAGTTCAACGACACAACCCACATAGTCCAGCTCTGGAGTATCTTCCGAGTGCTCGGCATGCCCGACGACCGGACGTGGCCGGAGTTCAAGTCCCTGCCGCTCACCGCCAAGTTTCAGCAGCTGCTACCCGGGGGGCTCAATCACAACAGGCTGCGGGATATGTTCCCTGAAGAGAGGCTGTCAGAGCAAGGATTCCAGGTGTTGCAAGGGCTTCTCACCTGCAATCCCGACAAGCGACTTACGGCGGCCAAGGCGCTCAAGCACCCATGGTTCACCGCTCCTCGTCCCTCTGTTGCCGCTGCAAAGGCTGAAGCTTTGCCGTTGCGGAGAAAGAAGACGCCAGGCTTCTTGGTTGCACTAGCGGCGGCATTGAAAGCACAACAGGTGTAA
- the LOC124694845 gene encoding putative cyclin-dependent kinase F-2 — MATVARKRPAAVLATTTKGPATTSRKKSRTSADQYEKLACLGEGGFGVVQKARHRATGKIVAMKHLSSAGADEALLRREARFLETCNGNPYVTGFEGLVRDHASGNLCLVMEYVAAPTLHTLMWDRRHSPPLPESRVRAIMWKLLTGAKLMHHRHVVHRDIKPENILISEDCKLVKICDLGLSMCMSESLPYKLVGTVPYIAPEVLLGKPDYDALVDTWSLGCVMAEMLTGETLFEEDVDDDDDQGEVNDADPVVPLWGIFRVLGVPDSRTWPEFKSLPLTAEVLPLLPKEQKRNSLRDIFPEQKLSQQGFQVLQGLLTCNPEKRLTAAKALKLPWFAAPRPSAAAAKVEALPLPRKKTPRFMVPPAVLKSQRV; from the coding sequence ATGGCCACGGTCGCCCGCAAGAGACCCGCCGCCGTCCTCGCGACGACCACCAAAGGACCGGCAACGACGTCCCGCAAGAAGAGCCGCACCAGCGCCGATCAGTACGAGAAGTTGGCCTGCCTTGGCGAGGGCGGCTTCGGCGTCGTCCAAAAGGCGCGCCACCGAGCCACCGGCAAGATCGTCGCCATGAAGCACCTCTCGTCGGCGGGAGCGGACGAAGCCCTGCTCCGTCGGGAGGCCCGTTTCCTGGAGACCTGCAACGGGAACCCCTACGTCACCGGCTTCGAGGGCCTCGTACGCGACCACGCCTCCGGAAACCTCTGCCTCGTAATGGAGTACGTCGCCGCGCCGACCCTCCACACCCTCATGTGGGACAGACGCCACAGCCCGCCGCTGCCGGAATCAAGGGTGCGCGCCATCATGTGGAAGCTACTGACGGGGGCCAAGCTAATGCACCACCGCCACGTTGTCCACCGAGACATCAAGCCGGAGAACATCCTCATCAGCGAAGACTGCAAACTCGTGAAGATCTGCGACCTAGGGCTGTCAATGTGCATGTCCGAATCGCTGCCCTACAAGCTTGTCGGCACGGTGCCGTACATCGCCCCAGAGGTCCTCCTGGGCAAGCCGGATTATGACGCGCTGGTCGACACCTGGTCGCTCGGGTGTGTGATGGCCGAGATGCTCACCGGCGAGACACTTTTTGAAGAAGAtgttgacgacgacgacgaccaggGCGAGGTCAACGATGCGGATCCCGTAGTCCCTCTCTGGGGTATCTTCCGAGTGCTCGGCGTGCCAGACAGCCGAACGTGGCCGGAGTTCAAGTCCCTGCCGCTCACTGCCGAGGTGCTGCCACTGCTGCCGAAGGAGCAGAAGCGCAACAGTTTGCGGGACATCTTCCCCGAACAGAAGCTGTCACAGCAAGGGTTCCAGGTGTTGCAAGGGCTTCTCACCTGCAATCCCGAGAAGCGACTCACGGCGGCCAAGGCCCTCAAACTCCCATGGTTCGCTGCTCCTCGTCCATCGGCCGCCGCTGCCAAGGTTGAAGCATTGCCATTGCCGAGAAAGAAGACCCCGCGTTTCATGGTTCCTCCTGCGGTACTGAAATCACAACGGGTGTAG